In one Gemmatimonadota bacterium genomic region, the following are encoded:
- the ligA gene encoding NAD-dependent DNA ligase LigA codes for MTEEATPLSTPQDRSEAAVSESSEASEKAALALASALQRELRRHGRLYEDGRPAIGDERYDELFQLLRMVEAAYPGAGAENSPTRAPGTAVAAESFETARHVGPMLSLDSSADEADLARFHGRIGEKVETPAYSVQPKLDGVSIELVYEGGVFVRAVTRGNGLEGDVVTANMRRVSGLPLQLSSEKIPVPEMLSVRGEVMMYISDFERYNEGLTKAGDEPYVSPRNSAAGALRQLDPAKTHRRNLHVCGYDLLGITGGPDFTSYTEVLAALESWGFRLPERIERLGAVDEIVAYRSRIERNREKLEYEIDGIVVKLDDLEARRELGSTSHHPRWAFAYKFPPRKAVTWVKEIEVQLGRTGVVTPVAHLVDTVIGGVTVRRASLHNREELVRKDIRVGDRVVVQRAGDVIPQVVSVVERSEPFVMPDKCPSCGAGIVEDGPRSRCPNRFGCVEQLKGRLLHYGSRAGLDIEGLGKEVASSLVDEGLVATLADLYALTAEELEKLEGFAARSAEALVASVGESRNPPLDRFLVALGIPEVGAAVARSLALQFGKLEALRTAEADELEEMDGIGPKMSAAITGFFSEPRNAEAIDALLARGVTPVSSARPALGAVVFTGRLPVTRTEAGAIWESTGGSVASSVSQRIAFLVAGEGAGSKAAKAAALGVETVDWEAFLERVELARSRGEAEEAG; via the coding sequence TTGACCGAGGAAGCGACTCCACTGTCGACACCGCAGGACCGGTCGGAGGCCGCCGTCTCCGAGAGCTCCGAAGCGTCGGAGAAGGCCGCGCTCGCCTTGGCCTCGGCGCTCCAGAGGGAGCTCCGCCGGCACGGGCGTCTCTATGAGGACGGACGCCCGGCGATAGGGGACGAACGCTACGACGAACTCTTCCAGCTCCTGCGGATGGTCGAGGCCGCCTATCCCGGCGCCGGCGCCGAGAACTCGCCCACCCGGGCGCCGGGAACCGCGGTCGCGGCCGAGTCTTTCGAGACCGCGCGTCACGTCGGCCCGATGCTCTCGCTCGATTCATCGGCGGACGAAGCGGATCTCGCCCGCTTTCACGGACGCATCGGCGAAAAGGTGGAAACTCCGGCCTATTCGGTTCAGCCCAAGCTCGACGGCGTCTCGATCGAGCTCGTCTACGAGGGCGGCGTCTTCGTCCGGGCGGTGACGAGGGGAAACGGTCTGGAAGGTGACGTGGTGACAGCCAACATGCGTCGGGTCTCCGGCCTGCCCCTGCAGCTCTCGTCCGAGAAGATTCCCGTTCCCGAAATGCTCTCGGTGCGCGGCGAAGTGATGATGTACATATCGGACTTCGAACGTTACAACGAAGGGTTGACGAAAGCCGGCGACGAGCCTTATGTCTCGCCTAGGAATTCCGCTGCGGGCGCACTTCGCCAGCTCGATCCGGCGAAGACCCACCGGAGGAACCTCCATGTCTGCGGCTACGACCTGCTCGGGATCACGGGCGGACCCGATTTCACCAGCTACACCGAGGTCCTCGCCGCCCTGGAATCGTGGGGGTTCCGTCTGCCGGAACGCATCGAGCGCCTGGGCGCGGTGGACGAGATAGTCGCGTACCGCAGCCGCATCGAACGGAATCGCGAGAAGCTGGAGTACGAGATCGACGGCATCGTCGTCAAGCTCGACGATCTGGAGGCCAGACGCGAGCTGGGCAGCACCTCGCATCATCCGCGCTGGGCGTTCGCCTACAAGTTCCCGCCCCGAAAGGCGGTCACCTGGGTCAAGGAGATCGAGGTGCAGCTCGGGAGAACGGGGGTCGTCACACCGGTGGCGCATCTCGTCGACACCGTGATCGGCGGCGTCACGGTGAGGAGGGCTTCGCTCCACAACCGCGAGGAGCTCGTCCGTAAGGACATTCGCGTGGGGGATCGGGTCGTGGTTCAGCGGGCCGGCGACGTGATCCCGCAGGTCGTCTCCGTCGTCGAGCGTTCGGAGCCGTTCGTCATGCCGGACAAGTGCCCGTCCTGCGGCGCGGGGATCGTCGAGGACGGTCCCAGGTCGCGGTGCCCCAATCGCTTCGGCTGCGTCGAGCAGCTCAAGGGCCGCCTCCTGCACTACGGCTCGCGGGCTGGGCTCGACATCGAAGGCCTCGGCAAGGAGGTGGCCTCGTCGCTGGTGGACGAGGGACTGGTCGCCACCCTCGCGGACCTCTACGCGCTCACCGCCGAAGAGCTGGAGAAGCTGGAGGGATTCGCCGCGAGGTCGGCGGAAGCGCTGGTCGCGTCTGTCGGGGAGAGCAGAAATCCACCTTTGGACCGTTTCCTCGTCGCCTTGGGCATCCCGGAGGTCGGGGCCGCCGTCGCACGCTCGCTCGCCTTGCAATTCGGGAAGCTCGAGGCGCTCCGGACGGCGGAGGCGGACGAGCTGGAAGAGATGGACGGCATAGGTCCCAAGATGAGCGCCGCGATCACCGGCTTTTTCTCCGAACCCAGGAACGCCGAGGCCATCGACGCGCTCCTCGCCCGGGGCGTGACTCCGGTCTCGTCGGCTCGACCGGCGCTCGGGGCCGTCGTGTTCACCGGCAGGCTTCCCGTGACCCGGACCGAGGCCGGCGCGATCTGGGAATCCACAGGCGGCTCGGTAGCGAGTTCCGTATCGCAGAGGATCGCCTTCCTGGTGGCGGGCGAGGGCGCCGGATCCAAGGCGGCCAAGGCCGCGGCGCTGGGGGTGGAGACCGTCGACTGGGAGGCGTTCCTGGAAAGGGTGGAGCTGGCCCGATCTCGGGGCGAAGCCGAGGAGGCCGGGTGA